A genomic stretch from Puniceicoccus vermicola includes:
- a CDS encoding RHS repeat-associated core domain-containing protein, producing the protein MLTTTLGFSHGKAAITAFLCFTLIGAPSSLSGNPTEVLFPRMAITPVPVGEEPGVEETEAFRIVVESLRDWREEDGLVEALAWLQLNPNSPWAPALRANLGMIYSQSGSFTRAIEEWKAAWEATKDAPQGTHEYHFANRVASELSALYSRLGRVPELAGVLAEFESRPVEGVASRRLESARAAMASMVLRPEGAFKCGPYALQTILRHSTEQTPAQAELIAETDSTPQGFSLYEVYMLSEELGMNLQMAFRQPGAELPLPAVAHWRSNHFAAVIAEDDEGWVVDDPTFQRRIHFSEAALDDEASGYFLISAGELPEGWRGVAQVEAEEVFGRGAPDDTSEEDECPGDSETGGDCNGGKGMPGYSFSTFHAALIVRDTPIVQESPVGRSIPFTITYNHRSNEDDSHAVGGLLGSKWTHNWRVYLEEETSGSVSSWRLRTASNRTELYETDGTASAHHHISQAQLVPASGSSSFPSRQLANGAMQIFGHEVEIIGGPDLYFLTESIDPQGNSILLHYDGQDRLIAIEDALGREITLEYDDTPVSGDPEAIYRIRSVVLEDEREAAFGYSDGMLNSVTDMAGMTSNFSYQDDAQSDFITEMETPYGVTEFERLEYEGYFSGPGYQGLMVLRHGVEATNPLGQKERIEFSFDFFWAVGYDGWRFTLEEAEMSYQEIDDFIDQHWILNSIPTSEIPTYSQMPVNLYYPSEGTTVHWDYKTYKEFPPDPETGENYSKGIQTHWLRDRNNKDVTVPIRSSVKNPLKNRVWYRYEDQLFYYADPLHAGVSAQPIQIGRIIEDDRFESTEMQYNADGRLTHFTDPEGRETEYVYAANGIDLLEVRQKVGSGWVTVLEYENYGNHLPGKRIDGSGNETLYQYNAQGQLTAVTNPLLETTTYVYHNRPIFDPQTEAASGYGYLVAILGPDNQLLQSVGYDASGRPAVIEDSEGRTVAIEYDDLDRRTKVTYPDATFEEWTYERLDVASYRDREGRVTSFLHSPLGQLMVVTDPEGQITQYDYCTCGDIKTITDPAGNSTWWRYDIQGRVTKKIYPDGSEVHYEYDPASGRLASSTDAMGQETLVAYTVGGEVDTLSYANTVHPPPAVAFTYDPEFNRLSSMTDGTGTTAWTYHPFDGQTPGAGQVHTVTGPFTDSTIAYTYDELGRRTGRTIDGAANGESWELDPLGRVPEITNNLGVFEYAYLNDTPQLKEIQYPDGQKTLYSYYGNQQDRRLERIEHQAAGGALIAAHEYSYNPDGIITAWQQQGSGFPDQTWQFGYDEINQLTSAVLKDPQDAILQTLDWTYDPAGNRIGEQIDGGGLVPASHNELNQLTEDGGGPIRFAGSIDEPSQVWVAGHEAQMRNGTDFEAWLELPPGTHQVDITAQDYSENSTIQTFEVHIADEGQITLTYDLNGNLISRISDSTITTYEWDAANRLIAIEVEEETRSEFMYDGFSRRVGITEKEWDSQTENWELVTENLYLWDGLAVAEERSGIDGATVEKRFYPQGVEIVTGTEAGTYTYRTDHLGSIREIVDDQGNLAARFDYSPWGEMESVSGSFDLDFGYTGHFIHQPSGLSLAPFRAYDAGLGRWLSRDPIGVTGGLNLYGYVGNSPLSWIDPFGLRPCSEIRSDIDEAKAEYNSVEKNNDALAKIASGARVFNADGASQNDIDNAIADGAVVIKTRGSAMMGGDSELLSEFENSAWHSTVGFFQHAGSQVWGGLANGFNPIRNWADGELMRNHSYQKFLADRVGELLDELDETDCGG; encoded by the coding sequence ATGCTGACGACCACACTCGGATTCTCGCACGGAAAAGCGGCAATCACCGCGTTTCTCTGTTTTACTTTAATCGGCGCGCCCAGCTCGTTGTCCGGCAATCCTACTGAGGTGTTATTTCCCCGGATGGCGATCACTCCCGTGCCCGTGGGCGAGGAGCCGGGAGTCGAGGAGACCGAGGCATTTCGGATCGTGGTCGAATCTTTGCGGGACTGGCGAGAGGAGGACGGGCTTGTGGAGGCGCTTGCTTGGCTCCAGCTCAACCCCAATAGCCCATGGGCACCCGCTTTGCGCGCGAATCTAGGTATGATCTACTCGCAGAGTGGCAGTTTTACTCGTGCCATCGAGGAATGGAAAGCAGCGTGGGAGGCTACGAAAGATGCCCCCCAAGGCACACATGAATATCATTTTGCCAACCGCGTGGCCTCCGAATTATCGGCGCTCTATTCGAGGCTCGGACGGGTGCCTGAGCTGGCCGGGGTGCTGGCTGAGTTCGAGTCACGGCCGGTGGAGGGGGTCGCCAGTCGCCGCTTGGAGAGTGCCCGAGCCGCGATGGCCTCCATGGTGCTGCGCCCGGAGGGTGCTTTCAAGTGTGGTCCTTACGCGCTTCAGACCATCTTGCGACACTCGACGGAACAAACACCCGCCCAGGCGGAACTCATTGCCGAGACGGACTCCACTCCACAGGGATTCAGTTTATACGAGGTATACATGCTGTCGGAGGAGCTGGGGATGAACTTGCAGATGGCCTTTCGCCAGCCGGGCGCGGAACTGCCACTCCCAGCCGTGGCCCATTGGCGTTCGAATCATTTTGCCGCGGTTATCGCCGAGGATGATGAGGGTTGGGTGGTGGACGATCCTACTTTTCAGCGTCGGATTCATTTTTCCGAGGCCGCTCTCGATGACGAGGCCAGCGGCTATTTTCTGATTTCCGCCGGCGAGTTGCCGGAGGGCTGGAGAGGGGTGGCCCAAGTAGAAGCGGAAGAGGTCTTCGGGCGCGGAGCCCCCGACGATACCAGTGAAGAGGATGAATGTCCCGGCGATAGCGAAACGGGCGGAGACTGCAATGGTGGGAAGGGGATGCCCGGCTACTCGTTCTCCACCTTCCATGCGGCACTCATTGTTCGCGACACTCCCATTGTGCAGGAATCCCCGGTAGGTCGTTCCATCCCTTTCACGATCACCTACAACCACCGCTCGAACGAAGACGATTCGCACGCGGTCGGGGGGCTGCTCGGTTCCAAATGGACCCACAATTGGCGGGTATATCTTGAAGAAGAAACTTCGGGAAGCGTTTCCAGTTGGCGCCTCCGGACCGCTTCGAATCGCACGGAACTGTACGAAACCGATGGCACCGCCTCCGCCCACCACCACATCAGCCAAGCCCAATTGGTGCCCGCCTCCGGCAGCTCGTCGTTCCCGTCGAGGCAGTTGGCCAATGGAGCCATGCAGATTTTCGGCCATGAGGTCGAGATCATCGGCGGCCCCGATCTGTATTTTCTGACCGAGTCGATCGATCCCCAGGGCAACAGCATCCTCCTTCACTATGACGGCCAGGACCGTCTGATTGCGATTGAAGACGCTCTCGGGCGGGAGATCACCCTGGAATACGATGACACGCCCGTGAGCGGCGATCCCGAGGCCATCTACCGGATCCGCTCGGTGGTTCTGGAAGATGAACGTGAGGCGGCTTTCGGCTACTCCGATGGGATGCTGAACTCGGTGACCGATATGGCTGGAATGACCTCCAATTTCAGCTATCAGGATGACGCGCAAAGCGATTTCATCACCGAGATGGAAACTCCCTATGGAGTGACCGAATTCGAACGTCTTGAATACGAGGGGTATTTTTCCGGTCCGGGCTATCAAGGGCTCATGGTCCTGCGTCACGGGGTCGAGGCGACCAATCCCCTAGGCCAAAAAGAACGGATCGAATTCAGCTTCGATTTCTTTTGGGCGGTCGGATACGATGGCTGGAGGTTTACTTTAGAGGAAGCCGAGATGAGCTACCAAGAGATCGATGATTTTATTGATCAGCACTGGATCTTGAATTCGATTCCCACGAGCGAGATTCCCACGTACTCCCAGATGCCGGTCAATTTGTATTATCCGAGTGAAGGCACCACCGTCCACTGGGATTACAAAACTTACAAGGAGTTTCCTCCCGATCCCGAGACCGGGGAGAATTACAGCAAAGGCATCCAGACGCACTGGCTTCGGGACCGCAATAACAAGGACGTGACCGTGCCCATCCGCTCCAGTGTCAAGAATCCGTTGAAGAATCGGGTCTGGTATCGCTACGAGGACCAGTTGTTTTACTATGCGGATCCCCTGCACGCGGGCGTCTCGGCCCAACCCATCCAGATCGGGCGCATTATCGAGGATGACCGCTTCGAGTCGACCGAAATGCAGTACAATGCCGATGGCCGATTGACGCATTTCACCGATCCCGAGGGTCGGGAGACGGAGTACGTCTACGCTGCCAACGGCATCGATCTACTGGAGGTGCGCCAGAAAGTGGGATCGGGATGGGTGACCGTGCTCGAGTACGAGAATTACGGCAACCATCTCCCTGGAAAACGGATCGACGGTTCCGGCAACGAAACCCTCTACCAGTACAATGCCCAGGGGCAGCTGACCGCAGTGACCAATCCCCTTCTGGAAACCACGACCTACGTCTACCACAATCGCCCCATCTTCGATCCCCAAACCGAAGCCGCCTCCGGCTACGGCTACTTAGTGGCGATTCTGGGGCCCGACAACCAGTTGCTCCAGTCCGTCGGCTATGACGCCTCCGGTCGCCCGGCGGTAATCGAGGATTCCGAAGGACGCACCGTCGCCATCGAATACGACGACCTCGATCGACGCACCAAAGTCACCTATCCCGATGCGACCTTTGAGGAGTGGACCTACGAACGTCTGGATGTGGCCTCCTACCGCGACCGGGAAGGCCGGGTGACGAGCTTTCTCCACAGCCCTCTCGGGCAACTCATGGTGGTGACCGATCCCGAAGGACAGATCACCCAGTATGACTATTGCACCTGCGGAGATATCAAAACCATCACCGACCCTGCCGGCAACAGCACTTGGTGGCGATACGACATCCAGGGCCGGGTGACGAAAAAGATCTATCCGGACGGATCCGAAGTTCACTACGAGTACGATCCGGCCAGCGGGCGCCTCGCCTCCAGTACCGATGCGATGGGTCAGGAAACGCTCGTCGCGTACACCGTTGGCGGTGAGGTCGACACCCTTTCCTATGCCAACACCGTCCACCCGCCCCCCGCCGTTGCGTTCACCTACGATCCCGAGTTCAACCGGCTGAGTAGCATGACTGACGGCACCGGCACCACCGCCTGGACCTACCATCCCTTCGACGGGCAGACCCCCGGAGCCGGGCAGGTCCACACCGTGACCGGCCCGTTCACCGACAGCACCATCGCCTACACGTACGATGAACTGGGTCGCCGCACCGGACGCACCATCGATGGCGCGGCCAACGGCGAGTCATGGGAATTGGATCCGCTCGGGCGCGTTCCCGAGATCACCAACAACCTCGGGGTGTTTGAATATGCCTATCTCAACGATACTCCCCAGCTGAAGGAAATACAGTATCCGGACGGTCAAAAAACCCTATACTCCTACTACGGCAACCAGCAGGACCGTCGCCTGGAGCGCATCGAGCACCAAGCCGCCGGAGGGGCTCTTATAGCCGCCCACGAATACAGCTACAACCCCGATGGCATCATCACCGCATGGCAACAGCAGGGCTCCGGGTTTCCGGATCAGACTTGGCAATTCGGCTACGATGAGATAAACCAATTGACCTCCGCCGTGCTCAAAGACCCACAAGACGCCATCCTGCAAACCCTGGACTGGACCTATGATCCAGCCGGCAACCGCATTGGCGAACAGATCGACGGCGGCGGGCTGGTCCCCGCCAGCCACAACGAACTCAACCAACTCACCGAAGACGGCGGCGGACCCATCCGCTTCGCGGGGAGCATCGACGAGCCCAGCCAAGTCTGGGTCGCGGGTCACGAGGCCCAAATGCGTAACGGGACGGACTTCGAAGCCTGGCTGGAGCTACCGCCCGGCACACACCAGGTCGACATCACCGCTCAGGACTATTCCGAGAACAGCACGATCCAAACCTTCGAAGTCCACATCGCCGACGAAGGTCAGATTACTCTGACATATGACCTCAACGGTAACCTAATAAGCCGCATCTCCGACTCCACCATCACCACCTACGAGTGGGACGCCGCCAACCGCCTCATCGCCATCGAAGTTGAGGAAGAGACTCGGAGTGAATTCATGTACGACGGCTTCTCTCGCCGGGTGGGTATCACTGAAAAAGAGTGGGACAGCCAAACCGAGAACTGGGAACTGGTTACCGAAAACCTCTACCTCTGGGACGGCTTGGCCGTCGCAGAGGAGCGCTCTGGCATCGATGGCGCGACCGTCGAGAAGCGCTTCTACCCGCAGGGGGTGGAAATCGTAACCGGAACGGAAGCGGGCACGTACACCTACCGGACCGACCACTTGGGTAGCATCCGCGAGATCGTCGATGATCAAGGCAATCTTGCCGCCCGGTTCGATTACTCACCGTGGGGCGAGATGGAGTCGGTCTCCGGTAGCTTTGATTTGGATTTCGGCTATACGGGGCACTTTATCCACCAGCCTAGCGGATTGTCCCTCGCCCCCTTCCGCGCTTATGATGCCGGACTGGGACGGTGGCTCTCGCGAGATCCGATTGGAGTGACCGGGGGATTGAATTTGTACGGGTACGTGGGGAATAGTCCACTTAGCTGGATTGATCCATTTGGGCTGCGGCCTTGTTCTGAAATTCGATCCGATATCGATGAGGCAAAAGCAGAATATAATAGTGTCGAAAAAAATAATGACGCTTTGGCTAAAATTGCTTCGGGGGCGAGGGTTTTCAACGCGGACGGCGCTTCGCAAAATGATATAGACAATGCGATAGCCGATGGTGCAGTAGTAATAAAGACACGTGGCTCAGCAATGATGGGAGGAGATTCAGAGCTACTATCCGAATTTGAAAACTCTGCTTGGCATTCCACGGTCGGATTCTTCCAACATGCAGGCTCTCAAGTGTGGGGAGGACTAGCGAATGGATTCAATCCGATTAGGAATTGGGCAGATGGTGAACTCATGAGGAATCACAGTTATCAAAAATTTCTTGCAGATAGGGTTGGAGAGCTTCTCGACGAGTTAGACGAGACAGATTGTGGAGGTTGA